In Oncorhynchus masou masou isolate Uvic2021 unplaced genomic scaffold, UVic_Omas_1.1 unplaced_scaffold_631, whole genome shotgun sequence, the following are encoded in one genomic region:
- the LOC135536551 gene encoding E3 ubiquitin-protein ligase TRIM47-like isoform X2, giving the protein MAEAFFEDQDSFSCSICLDILKDPVTTSCGHNYCMCCIEGCWDQDDLKGVYSCPECRQTFAQRPVLNRNTLLAKVVEKLKHTALHAAAPAAAPAAPPAAPPALCYAGPGDVECDFCTGRKHKALMSCLVCLVSYCETHLQPHYNFPALKKHMLVKASTQLQEKICSQHDKLLEVYCRTDQQCICLLCVMDEHKGHDTVSAAAERTEKQKQVGEKQQKSQQRIQEREKEMQELRRAVDSLKLSAQAAVDDSERIFAELIRTMETRCSEVKELIRDQEKAEVSQAEGLLEQLEQEVAELRRRDAELVQFSHTEDNIHFLQRFKDHSAPPVSEEMPAINLNQSHDFKTVMTSDLQEKLMLCCKKGVVKISAAVKAVHILQSAEPSTQAAASVAQYHGEYYRKYSYKDICSLSPGRGREPGAGGWLSDRPVWSHAPVAHGRGPEPHPHHQPPGGATSGNQRSPAPVSRRLQHPGLPLHETQGHPR; this is encoded by the exons ATGGCAGAGGCATTTTTTGAAGATCAGGATTCATTTAGCTGTTCAATCTGCTTGGATATACTGAAGGATCCGGTGACTACTTCCTGTGGACACAACTACTGTATGTGCTGTATTGAGGGCTGCTGGGATCAGGACGATCTGAAAGGTGTTTACAGCTGCCCAGAGTGCCGACAGACCTTTGCCCAGAGGCCTGTTCTGAACAGAAACACGTTGCTGGCTAAAGTGGTGGAGAAACTGAAACATACTGCTCTtcatgctgctgctcctgctgctgctcctgctgctcctcctgctgctcctcctgctctctgttatgctggacctggagatgtggAGTGTGATTTCTGCACTGGGAGAAAACACAAAGccctcatgtcctgtctggtgtgtctggtctcttaCTGTGAGACTCACCTCCAGCCTCACTATAATTTCCCTGCCTTAAAGAAGCACATGCTGGTCAAAGCCTCCACGCAACTACAGGAGAAGATCTGCTCTCAACATGACAAACTGCTGGAGGTTTACTGTCGTACCGATCAGCAGTGTATCTGTCTGCTGTGTGTGATGGATGAACATAAAGGCCATGATACAGTCTcagctgcagcagagaggactgAGAAACAGAAGCAGGTGGGGGagaaacaacagaaatcccagcagagaatccaggagagagagaaggagatgcagGAGCTGAGACGGGCTGTGGACTCTCTGAAGCTCTCTGCACAGGCAGCCGTGGACGACAGCGAGAGGATCTTTGCTGAGCTGATCCGCACCATGGAGACACGGTGCTCTgaggtgaaggagctgatcaGAGACCAGGAGAAGGCTGAAGTGAGTCAGGCAGAAGGCCTCCTGGAGCAACTGGAGCAGGAGGTGGCTgagctgaggaggagagatgCTGAGCTGGTGCAGTTCTCTCACACAGAGGACAACATCCACTTCCTCCAGAGGTTCAAAGACCACAGTGCCCCCCCTGTTTCTGAAGAGATGCCTGCCATCAACCTTAACCAAAGTCATGATTTTAAGACGgtgatgacctctgacctccaggAAAAGCTGATGCTCTGCTGTAAGAAGGGAGTGGTGAAGATATCAGCAGCAGTGAAAGCTGTCCACATACTGCAGTCAGCAGAGCCAAGCACCCAAGCAGCAGCATCTGTCGCACAATATCACGGAGAGTATTATCGAAAATACTCTTACAAGGATATATGTTCATTGTCGCCAG gtAGAGGCAGAGAGCCAGGAGCTGGTGGATGGCTCTCTGATAGACCTGTGTGGAGCCACGCTCCTGTGGCGCACGGCCGAGGGCCTGAGCCGCACCCCCACCATCAACCACCTGGAGGCGCTACGTCAGGAAATCAACGCAGCCCGGCCCCAGTGTCCCGTCGGCTTCAACACCCTGGCCTTCCCCTCCATGAGACGCAAG GACACCCCAGATGA
- the LOC135536551 gene encoding E3 ubiquitin-protein ligase TRIM47-like isoform X1: MAEAFFEDQDSFSCSICLDILKDPVTTSCGHNYCMCCIEGCWDQDDLKGVYSCPECRQTFAQRPVLNRNTLLAKVVEKLKHTALHAAAPAAAPAAPPAAPPALCYAGPGDVECDFCTGRKHKALMSCLVCLVSYCETHLQPHYNFPALKKHMLVKASTQLQEKICSQHDKLLEVYCRTDQQCICLLCVMDEHKGHDTVSAAAERTEKQKQVGEKQQKSQQRIQEREKEMQELRRAVDSLKLSAQAAVDDSERIFAELIRTMETRCSEVKELIRDQEKAEVSQAEGLLEQLEQEVAELRRRDAELVQFSHTEDNIHFLQRFKDHSAPPVSEEMPAINLNQSHDFKTVMTSDLQEKLMLCCKKGVVKISAAVKAVHILQSAEPSTQAAASVAQYHGEYYRKYSYKDICSLSPGRGREPGAGGWLSDRPVWSHAPVAHGRGPEPHPHHQPPGGATSGNQRSPAPVSRRLQHPGLPLHETQGKFPP; this comes from the exons ATGGCAGAGGCATTTTTTGAAGATCAGGATTCATTTAGCTGTTCAATCTGCTTGGATATACTGAAGGATCCGGTGACTACTTCCTGTGGACACAACTACTGTATGTGCTGTATTGAGGGCTGCTGGGATCAGGACGATCTGAAAGGTGTTTACAGCTGCCCAGAGTGCCGACAGACCTTTGCCCAGAGGCCTGTTCTGAACAGAAACACGTTGCTGGCTAAAGTGGTGGAGAAACTGAAACATACTGCTCTtcatgctgctgctcctgctgctgctcctgctgctcctcctgctgctcctcctgctctctgttatgctggacctggagatgtggAGTGTGATTTCTGCACTGGGAGAAAACACAAAGccctcatgtcctgtctggtgtgtctggtctcttaCTGTGAGACTCACCTCCAGCCTCACTATAATTTCCCTGCCTTAAAGAAGCACATGCTGGTCAAAGCCTCCACGCAACTACAGGAGAAGATCTGCTCTCAACATGACAAACTGCTGGAGGTTTACTGTCGTACCGATCAGCAGTGTATCTGTCTGCTGTGTGTGATGGATGAACATAAAGGCCATGATACAGTCTcagctgcagcagagaggactgAGAAACAGAAGCAGGTGGGGGagaaacaacagaaatcccagcagagaatccaggagagagagaaggagatgcagGAGCTGAGACGGGCTGTGGACTCTCTGAAGCTCTCTGCACAGGCAGCCGTGGACGACAGCGAGAGGATCTTTGCTGAGCTGATCCGCACCATGGAGACACGGTGCTCTgaggtgaaggagctgatcaGAGACCAGGAGAAGGCTGAAGTGAGTCAGGCAGAAGGCCTCCTGGAGCAACTGGAGCAGGAGGTGGCTgagctgaggaggagagatgCTGAGCTGGTGCAGTTCTCTCACACAGAGGACAACATCCACTTCCTCCAGAGGTTCAAAGACCACAGTGCCCCCCCTGTTTCTGAAGAGATGCCTGCCATCAACCTTAACCAAAGTCATGATTTTAAGACGgtgatgacctctgacctccaggAAAAGCTGATGCTCTGCTGTAAGAAGGGAGTGGTGAAGATATCAGCAGCAGTGAAAGCTGTCCACATACTGCAGTCAGCAGAGCCAAGCACCCAAGCAGCAGCATCTGTCGCACAATATCACGGAGAGTATTATCGAAAATACTCTTACAAGGATATATGTTCATTGTCGCCAG gtAGAGGCAGAGAGCCAGGAGCTGGTGGATGGCTCTCTGATAGACCTGTGTGGAGCCACGCTCCTGTGGCGCACGGCCGAGGGCCTGAGCCGCACCCCCACCATCAACCACCTGGAGGCGCTACGTCAGGAAATCAACGCAGCCCGGCCCCAGTGTCCCGTCGGCTTCAACACCCTGGCCTTCCCCTCCATGAGACGCAAGGCAAGTTTCCTCCCTAA